One segment of Pseudomonas asgharzadehiana DNA contains the following:
- a CDS encoding xanthine phosphoribosyltransferase gives MEALHKKIREEGIVLSDQVLKVDAFLNHQIDPALMKLIGDEFAALFKDSGITKIVTIEASGIAPAIMTGLNLGVPVIFARKQQSLTLTENLLSATVYSFTKKTESTVAISPRHLTSSDRVLVIDDFLANGKASQALISIIKQAGATVAGLGIVIEKSFQGGRAELDAQGYRVESLARVKSLAGGVVTFI, from the coding sequence GTGGAAGCACTGCACAAGAAAATTCGCGAAGAAGGCATCGTGCTTTCCGATCAGGTACTCAAGGTCGACGCCTTTTTGAACCACCAGATCGACCCGGCGCTGATGAAACTAATCGGCGACGAATTCGCCGCGCTGTTCAAGGATTCGGGCATCACCAAGATCGTCACCATCGAAGCCTCGGGTATCGCCCCGGCGATCATGACCGGCCTGAACCTGGGCGTACCGGTGATTTTTGCGCGCAAGCAGCAGTCGCTGACCCTGACCGAAAACCTGCTGTCGGCGACGGTGTATTCCTTCACCAAGAAAACCGAGAGCACCGTGGCGATCTCGCCGCGTCATCTGACCAGCAGCGACCGCGTGTTGGTGATCGATGACTTTTTGGCCAACGGCAAGGCGTCCCAGGCGCTGATTTCGATCATCAAGCAGGCCGGCGCGACCGTTGCGGGCCTGGGGATCGTGATCGAGAAGTCGTTCCAGGGTGGCCGTGCGGAGCTGGATGCGCAGGGCTATCGGGTTGAGTCGCTGGCGCGGGTGAAGTCGCTGGCAGGTGGGGTTGTCACCTTTATCTGA
- a CDS encoding acetyl-CoA hydrolase/transferase C-terminal domain-containing protein has product MVQLCSIEQAVDDVLARLPAHIHMGMPLGLGKPNLFVNALYRRIAQLPERALTIYTALSLGRPTLGDGLQKRFLEPFIERVFGDYPELDFLADLHKDSLPNNIHVRQFFMQPGSLLHSTSAQQDYVSSNYSHAARDINAAGLNLVAQLVASSAEHPDRLSLSCNPDISLDLLPMIEKRRDAGETILIVGQVHTDLPYMPGDSELGMDAFDYLIDAKDSTTLFSTPNMPVGFQDHFIGLHASTLVRDGGTLQIGIGSMGDALTAALLARQADNEAYRLLLTDLDVYQWAPLISREGGVDPFARGLYGCSEMFVNGLLVLADAGIVRRKVYPDVATQEQANAGLLDDAAQPDGVSIHGGFFLGPRSFYQRLQEMTHAKRLQFNMTRISYINELYGQEELKRLQRQDARFINSAIMVTLLGAGVADQLEDGRVLSGVGGQYNFVAQGHALDGARSILILRSWRESAGEVSSNIVWDYGHCTIPRHLRDIVITEYGIADLRGQTDAKVIEALLTISDSRFQADLIEQAQKAGKLPRGFQLDPRFADNTPERLKGIQSRHKRLFPEYPLGSDFTDEERDLLRALNWLKSKFKLTEVLELGKAALDAPEPEAFPRHLERMRLDRPEGLKEDLYQRLLLAGLQATAH; this is encoded by the coding sequence ATGGTGCAGTTGTGTTCAATCGAGCAAGCAGTTGACGACGTACTGGCGCGCTTGCCGGCGCATATCCACATGGGCATGCCGCTGGGCCTGGGTAAGCCCAACCTGTTCGTCAACGCGCTGTACCGGCGAATCGCCCAACTGCCGGAGCGCGCGCTTACGATTTACACCGCCCTGAGCCTTGGCCGGCCAACCCTGGGTGACGGGTTGCAGAAGCGCTTTCTCGAACCCTTCATCGAGCGGGTGTTCGGTGACTATCCCGAGCTGGATTTCCTCGCCGACCTGCATAAAGACAGCCTTCCAAACAACATCCACGTACGGCAGTTCTTCATGCAGCCCGGCAGTTTGCTGCACAGCACGTCGGCCCAGCAGGATTACGTCAGCAGTAACTACAGCCACGCCGCCCGCGATATCAATGCCGCTGGCTTGAATCTGGTTGCACAATTGGTGGCCAGCAGCGCCGAGCATCCGGACCGCCTGAGCCTGAGCTGCAACCCCGATATCAGCCTTGACCTGCTGCCGATGATCGAAAAGCGCCGCGACGCGGGCGAAACCATTTTGATCGTCGGCCAGGTCCACACCGACTTGCCCTACATGCCTGGCGATTCCGAATTGGGCATGGATGCGTTCGACTACCTGATCGATGCCAAGGACAGCACCACGCTGTTTTCCACGCCGAATATGCCGGTGGGGTTCCAGGATCATTTCATCGGCCTGCACGCCAGCACCCTGGTGCGTGATGGCGGCACCTTGCAGATAGGCATCGGTTCCATGGGGGATGCGCTGACCGCCGCCTTGCTCGCGCGCCAGGCCGACAACGAAGCCTACCGCCTGCTGCTGACGGACCTTGATGTGTACCAGTGGGCGCCGCTGATCAGCCGTGAAGGCGGTGTCGATCCCTTCGCCCGTGGCCTCTACGGCTGCAGCGAGATGTTCGTCAACGGCCTGCTGGTGCTGGCGGATGCGGGGATTGTGCGACGCAAGGTTTATCCGGATGTGGCGACTCAGGAGCAGGCCAACGCCGGCTTGCTGGACGATGCGGCGCAGCCCGATGGGGTGTCGATACACGGTGGTTTCTTCCTGGGCCCCCGCAGTTTTTACCAGCGCTTGCAGGAAATGACCCACGCCAAGCGCCTGCAATTCAACATGACCCGCATCAGCTACATCAACGAGCTGTACGGTCAGGAAGAACTCAAGCGTTTGCAGCGCCAGGATGCGCGGTTTATCAACAGCGCAATCATGGTGACCTTGCTCGGCGCGGGCGTCGCGGACCAGTTGGAAGACGGTCGCGTACTCAGCGGCGTGGGCGGGCAATACAATTTTGTTGCCCAGGGCCATGCATTGGACGGTGCGCGCTCGATCCTGATCTTGCGCAGCTGGCGCGAGTCGGCGGGGGAGGTCAGTTCCAATATCGTCTGGGACTACGGCCACTGCACCATCCCCCGGCACCTGCGGGATATCGTCATCACCGAGTACGGAATTGCCGACTTGCGGGGGCAGACGGATGCCAAGGTGATCGAAGCACTGCTTACTATCAGCGACTCACGCTTCCAGGCCGACTTGATCGAGCAGGCGCAAAAGGCTGGCAAGTTACCCAGGGGCTTTCAGTTGGATCCACGTTTTGCCGACAACACGCCGGAGCGCCTCAAAGGCATTCAGTCGCGGCATAAACGCTTGTTCCCGGAGTACCCGTTGGGCAGTGATTTCACCGATGAAGAGCGGGATTTGTTACGGGCGCTGAACTGGCTCAAGAGTAAGTTCAAGCTGACGGAGGTGCTTGAGCTGGGCAAGGCCGCGCTGGATGCTCCGGAGCCGGAGGCGTTTCCCAGGCATCTGGAGCGGATGCGGCTGGATAGGCCGGAGGGGCTGAAAGAGGATCTCTATCAGCGCTTGTTGCTGGCGGGCTTACAAGCAACCGCGCACTGA
- a CDS encoding c-type cytochrome has translation MKMLAAPATVLALWAVSAQAATNDEIAKRLEPVGQVCVQGQECKGMEVAVAAGGGGAKTPDEIIAKHCNACHGTGLLGAPKIGDKAAWKERADHQGGLDGILAKAITGINAMPPKGTCADCSDDDLKGAIKQMSGL, from the coding sequence ATGAAAATGCTGGCTGCACCAGCAACCGTACTGGCCCTATGGGCTGTCAGCGCTCAAGCTGCGACCAATGATGAAATTGCCAAACGCCTGGAGCCTGTCGGCCAGGTTTGCGTCCAGGGCCAGGAGTGCAAGGGCATGGAAGTCGCCGTTGCAGCGGGCGGTGGCGGCGCGAAAACGCCGGACGAGATCATCGCCAAACACTGCAATGCTTGCCACGGCACTGGCCTGCTGGGCGCGCCGAAAATCGGCGACAAAGCCGCCTGGAAAGAACGCGCCGACCACCAGGGCGGTCTCGACGGCATCCTGGCCAAGGCGATCACCGGGATCAACGCCATGCCGCCCAAAGGCACCTGCGCGGATTGCTCGGATGACGACCTCAAAGGCGCTATCAAGCAGATGTCTGGGTTGTAA
- a CDS encoding cupin domain-containing protein, which yields MDVGERLQSIRKLKGLSQRELAKRAGVTNSTISMIEKNSVSPSISSLRKVLGGIPMSMVEFFSEEILQEIPTQIVYKANELIDISDGAVTMKLVGRAHPSRAIAFLNEIYPPGADTGEEMLTHEGEETGILVEGRLELVVGLETFVLEAGDSYYFESTKPHRFRNPFDVPARLISAATPANF from the coding sequence TTGGACGTCGGCGAACGACTGCAATCCATCCGTAAGCTGAAGGGTCTTTCCCAGCGTGAACTCGCCAAGCGTGCGGGTGTCACCAACAGCACCATTTCGATGATCGAAAAAAACAGTGTCAGCCCCTCGATCAGCTCCTTGCGCAAGGTGCTGGGCGGCATCCCCATGTCGATGGTCGAGTTCTTTTCCGAGGAGATCCTCCAGGAAATTCCGACGCAGATCGTCTATAAAGCCAATGAGCTGATCGACATCTCCGACGGCGCGGTGACCATGAAATTGGTAGGTCGGGCGCACCCTAGCCGGGCCATCGCGTTTCTCAACGAAATCTACCCGCCGGGCGCTGATACCGGCGAAGAAATGCTCACCCACGAAGGCGAGGAAACCGGGATTCTGGTGGAGGGCCGTTTGGAGTTGGTGGTCGGTCTTGAAACTTTTGTGCTCGAAGCCGGCGATAGCTACTACTTTGAAAGTACCAAGCCCCATCGTTTTCGCAATCCGTTCGACGTACCGGCGCGGCTAATCAGCGCAGCCACACCCGCGAACTTTTAA
- the alr gene encoding alanine racemase has protein sequence MRPARALIDLQALRHNYQLAREVTGAKALAVIKADAYGHGAVRVAQALEAEADGFAVACIEEALELRAAGIRAPVLLLEGFFEADELGLIVEHDFWCVVHSLWQLDAIEQATLSKPLTIWLKLDSGMHRVGLHPKDYHAAYQRLLASGKVAKIVLMSHFARADELDCASSTEQVAVFEAARQGLAAEVSLRNSPAVLGWPNVLSDWVRPGIMLYGATPFGENQALAARLQPVMTLESKVICVRELPAGEPVGYGARFVTPKPMRIGVVALGYADGYPRHAPTGTPVRVAGQRSQLLGRVSMDMLCIDLTDVPQAGLGSTVELWGKNILASDVAVAADTIPYQIFCNLRRVPRLYSGA, from the coding sequence ATGCGTCCAGCCCGTGCCCTGATCGACCTCCAAGCCCTGCGCCACAACTACCAATTGGCCCGTGAAGTCACCGGGGCCAAGGCCCTTGCCGTGATCAAGGCCGATGCCTACGGCCATGGCGCCGTGCGCGTGGCCCAGGCGCTGGAAGCCGAGGCCGATGGGTTCGCCGTGGCATGCATCGAAGAGGCGTTGGAGCTGCGCGCCGCTGGCATTCGCGCGCCAGTGTTGCTGCTGGAAGGTTTTTTTGAAGCGGATGAGCTGGGGCTGATCGTCGAGCATGATTTTTGGTGCGTGGTGCATTCGCTGTGGCAACTGGATGCGATCGAACAGGCCACGCTGAGCAAGCCCTTGACTATTTGGCTCAAGCTGGACTCGGGCATGCATCGCGTGGGCCTGCATCCCAAGGATTACCACGCGGCTTATCAGCGCCTGCTGGCCAGCGGTAAAGTCGCGAAGATTGTGCTGATGAGTCACTTTGCCCGCGCCGATGAGCTTGATTGCGCCAGCAGCACCGAACAAGTGGCGGTGTTTGAAGCGGCGCGCCAGGGCCTGGCGGCCGAAGTCAGCCTGCGCAATTCACCCGCGGTATTGGGCTGGCCAAATGTGCTCAGCGACTGGGTACGCCCGGGCATCATGCTGTACGGCGCCACCCCATTTGGTGAAAACCAGGCTCTGGCCGCGCGCTTGCAACCGGTGATGACCCTGGAATCGAAAGTGATCTGTGTGCGCGAACTGCCGGCTGGCGAGCCGGTGGGCTACGGCGCCCGGTTCGTTACGCCCAAGCCGATGCGTATCGGCGTGGTTGCCTTGGGCTACGCAGACGGCTATCCGCGTCACGCGCCCACGGGTACGCCGGTGCGGGTGGCCGGGCAGCGCAGCCAGTTGCTGGGGCGTGTGTCCATGGACATGCTGTGTATCGACCTGACGGATGTGCCTCAGGCTGGCCTTGGCTCCACGGTAGAGCTGTGGGGCAAAAATATCCTCGCCAGCGACGTCGCGGTGGCCGCTGACACCATCCCCTACCAGATCTTCTGCAACCTGCGCCGGGTGCCAAGGCTCTATTCCGGCGCTTGA
- a CDS encoding RidA family protein has protein sequence MSIQRQLTNERMSQIVVHSGTVYLAGQVGDDMNAGIEQQTRETLANIERLLGLAGTDKSRLLSVTIYLKDIDADFAGMNAVWDTWLPKGVAPARATVEAKLCEPQILVELSVVAALP, from the coding sequence ATGTCAATCCAGCGCCAGCTCACCAATGAGCGCATGAGCCAGATCGTTGTCCACAGCGGTACCGTGTACCTGGCAGGGCAAGTCGGCGACGACATGAACGCGGGGATTGAACAGCAGACCCGTGAAACCTTGGCCAATATCGAGCGTTTGCTGGGCTTGGCCGGGACCGACAAGAGCCGGTTGCTGTCGGTGACGATCTACCTGAAAGACATTGACGCCGATTTCGCCGGCATGAACGCGGTGTGGGACACGTGGTTGCCTAAAGGCGTCGCCCCGGCCCGTGCCACGGTTGAAGCCAAATTGTGCGAGCCGCAAATCCTCGTAGAGCTGTCCGTCGTGGCCGCGCTGCCTTAA
- the dadA gene encoding D-amino acid dehydrogenase — protein sequence MRVLVLGSGVIGVTSAYYLARAGFEVVVVDRQPAAAMETSFANAGQVSPGYASPWAAPGVPLKAIKWLLQRHAPLAIKATADIDQYLWMAQMLRNCTASRYAVNKERMVRLSEYSRDCLDELRAETGIAYEGRSLGTTQLFRTQAQLDGAAKDIAVLKESGVPFELLDRAGIARVEPALASVTDILAGALRLPNDQTGDCQMFTTRLAEMCKQLGVEFRFEQDIQRLDQAGDRINGVWIDGKLETADRYVLALGSYSPKLLKPLGIKAPVYPLKGYSLTVPITNPAMAPTSTILDETYKVAITRFDNRIRVGGMAEIAGFDLSLNPRRRETLEMIVNDLYPQGGDLAEASFWTGLRPTTPDGTPIVGATPFRNLFLNTGHGTLGWTMACGSGRLLADLMARKTPQISAAGLDISRYGNHQESAKHVNPAPAHQ from the coding sequence ATGCGCGTTCTGGTCTTGGGTAGCGGCGTCATTGGTGTGACCAGTGCCTACTATTTGGCTCGGGCCGGTTTTGAGGTCGTGGTAGTCGACCGCCAGCCCGCCGCCGCCATGGAAACCAGTTTCGCCAATGCCGGCCAAGTGTCTCCCGGCTATGCCTCGCCCTGGGCCGCGCCGGGTGTGCCGCTCAAGGCCATCAAGTGGTTGCTGCAACGCCACGCGCCGCTGGCGATCAAGGCCACCGCCGATATCGATCAATACCTGTGGATGGCGCAGATGTTGCGCAACTGCACGGCCAGTCGCTATGCCGTGAACAAGGAGCGCATGGTGCGCTTGTCCGAGTACAGCCGCGACTGCCTCGATGAATTGCGCGCCGAGACCGGCATTGCCTACGAAGGCCGTAGCCTCGGGACTACCCAGTTGTTCCGCACCCAAGCCCAATTGGATGGCGCCGCCAAGGATATCGCGGTGTTGAAAGAGTCCGGTGTGCCGTTCGAACTGCTCGATCGCGCCGGCATTGCCCGCGTTGAGCCGGCCCTGGCCAGCGTCACCGATATCCTCGCCGGTGCCCTGCGCCTGCCTAACGACCAGACCGGCGACTGCCAGATGTTCACCACACGCCTGGCCGAGATGTGCAAACAGCTGGGTGTGGAGTTCCGCTTCGAACAGGACATCCAACGCCTTGACCAGGCCGGTGATCGCATCAACGGCGTGTGGATCGACGGCAAGCTCGAAACCGCCGACCGCTACGTGCTGGCCCTGGGTAGCTACTCGCCAAAACTGCTCAAGCCGCTGGGGATCAAGGCACCGGTGTACCCGCTCAAGGGCTACTCGCTGACCGTGCCGATCACCAACCCGGCGATGGCACCGACGTCGACCATCCTCGATGAAACCTACAAGGTCGCGATCACCCGTTTCGATAACCGCATTCGCGTGGGTGGCATGGCTGAAATAGCCGGTTTTGACCTGTCGCTTAACCCTCGTCGACGTGAAACCCTGGAGATGATCGTCAACGACCTTTATCCTCAGGGCGGCGATTTGGCCGAGGCCAGTTTCTGGACCGGCCTGCGTCCGACCACACCCGACGGCACACCCATTGTCGGTGCCACACCGTTCAGGAACCTGTTCCTCAATACCGGCCATGGCACCCTCGGTTGGACCATGGCGTGCGGTTCCGGTCGCTTGCTGGCCGACCTGATGGCCAGGAAAACCCCGCAGATCAGCGCCGCAGGCCTCGATATTTCCCGTTACGGCAACCACCAGGAGTCCGCAAAACATGTCAATCCAGCGCCAGCTCACCAATGA
- a CDS encoding Lrp/AsnC ligand binding domain-containing protein, translated as MRTNTQTKRELDKIDRNILRILQTDGRISFTELGEKVGLSTTPCTERVRRLEREGIIMGYNARLNPQHLKGSLLVFVEISLDYKSGDTFEEFRRAVLKLPHVLECHLVSGDFDYLVKARISEMASYRKLLGDILLKLPHVRESKSYIVMEEVKESLNLPIPD; from the coding sequence ATGCGTACCAACACCCAGACCAAGCGGGAGCTGGACAAGATCGACCGCAACATCCTGCGTATCCTGCAGACCGACGGGCGAATTTCGTTCACGGAACTGGGGGAAAAGGTCGGGCTGTCGACCACGCCTTGCACTGAGCGGGTGCGTCGGTTGGAGCGCGAAGGGATCATCATGGGCTACAACGCGCGGCTCAATCCGCAGCATTTAAAAGGCAGTTTGCTGGTATTTGTCGAGATCAGCCTGGATTACAAGTCCGGCGATACCTTTGAGGAGTTTCGCCGCGCCGTGCTGAAACTGCCCCATGTGCTGGAGTGCCACCTGGTCTCCGGCGACTTCGACTATCTGGTGAAAGCGCGGATTTCCGAGATGGCCTCATACCGCAAGTTGCTGGGCGATATCCTGCTCAAGCTGCCCCACGTGCGCGAATCCAAGAGCTATATCGTGATGGAAGAAGTCAAAGAGAGCCTGAACCTGCCAATTCCGGACTGA
- a CDS encoding YkgJ family cysteine cluster protein: MSCNSQKISALRRQIPSFECVPGCHDCCGPVTTSPEEMSRLPRKTAAEQDAAMDELNCVHLGPAGCTVYDERPLICRLFGTTKTLPCPNGRRPVELIHPRVEKQIHEYMASTRQVLV, translated from the coding sequence ATGAGTTGCAACAGTCAGAAAATCAGCGCGCTGCGCCGTCAGATTCCTTCGTTCGAATGCGTACCCGGTTGCCACGACTGCTGTGGGCCGGTAACGACGTCGCCCGAGGAAATGTCACGCCTGCCGCGTAAGACCGCCGCCGAGCAGGACGCGGCGATGGATGAGCTGAACTGCGTGCACCTGGGGCCCGCCGGCTGCACCGTGTATGACGAGCGGCCGTTGATCTGTCGGTTGTTCGGCACCACCAAGACCTTGCCGTGCCCTAATGGGCGGCGACCGGTGGAGTTGATCCATCCACGGGTCGAAAAGCAGATTCATGAGTACATGGCCAGTACCCGGCAAGTGCTGGTGTAG
- a CDS encoding NAD(P)/FAD-dependent oxidoreductase, translated as MTASARHTASYYAASSVPQPDYPALTGEVTADVCVVGGGFSGLNTALELAERGFSVVLLEARKIAWGASGRNGGQLIRGVGHGLDQFANVIGTDGVRQMKLMGLEAVEIVRERVERFQIPCDLTWGYCDLANKPRDLQGLAEDAEELRSLGYRHAVRLLQASEMSSVVGSERYVGGMIDMGSGHLHPLNLALGEAAAAGQLGVRLFEQSEVTRIDYGPEVRVHTAHGHVRAKTLVLACNAYLNRLNPHLSGKVLPAGSYIIATEPLSQAQAANLLPQNMAVCDQRVTVDYFRLSADRRLLFGGACHYSGRDPQDIGAYMRPKMLRVFPQLADAKIDYQWGGMIGIGANRLPQIGRLADQPNVYYAQAYAGHGLNATHLAGKLLAEAISGQQQGRFDLFAQVPHITFPGGKHLRSPLLALGMLWHRLKELV; from the coding sequence ATGACCGCCAGCGCCCGGCACACCGCGTCCTACTATGCCGCCAGCAGCGTGCCGCAACCGGATTACCCGGCGTTGACCGGTGAAGTGACTGCCGATGTATGCGTGGTCGGCGGTGGTTTCTCCGGGCTCAACACCGCCCTGGAGCTGGCCGAGCGCGGTTTCAGCGTGGTGTTGCTGGAGGCGCGCAAGATCGCCTGGGGCGCCAGCGGGCGTAACGGTGGCCAACTGATTCGCGGCGTCGGCCACGGCCTGGACCAGTTCGCCAACGTGATCGGCACCGACGGCGTACGCCAGATGAAGCTGATGGGGCTGGAAGCCGTGGAGATCGTGCGCGAGCGCGTCGAGCGCTTTCAGATTCCCTGCGACCTGACCTGGGGCTACTGCGACCTCGCCAACAAGCCCCGCGACCTGCAAGGCCTGGCCGAAGACGCCGAAGAACTGCGCAGCCTGGGCTATCGCCATGCGGTGCGCCTGTTGCAAGCCAGCGAGATGAGCAGCGTGGTCGGCTCCGAGCGTTACGTGGGCGGCATGATTGATATGGGATCGGGCCATCTGCACCCGCTGAACCTGGCGCTCGGCGAAGCGGCTGCCGCCGGGCAATTGGGCGTGCGGCTGTTTGAGCAATCAGAAGTCACCCGTATCGACTATGGCCCTGAGGTCAGGGTGCACACCGCGCACGGCCATGTGCGCGCCAAGACCCTGGTGCTGGCCTGCAACGCCTACCTCAATCGCCTCAACCCGCACTTGAGCGGCAAAGTACTGCCCGCCGGCAGTTACATCATCGCGACCGAGCCGTTGAGCCAAGCGCAGGCCGCCAACCTGTTGCCGCAGAACATGGCCGTGTGTGACCAGCGCGTGACGGTGGATTATTTCCGCCTGTCCGCCGACCGCCGCCTGTTATTTGGCGGCGCCTGCCACTACTCCGGCCGCGACCCGCAGGACATCGGCGCCTATATGCGACCGAAAATGCTGCGCGTTTTCCCACAACTGGCCGACGCGAAGATCGACTATCAATGGGGCGGCATGATCGGCATCGGCGCCAACCGCCTGCCGCAGATCGGCCGCCTGGCCGACCAGCCCAACGTGTATTACGCCCAGGCCTACGCCGGCCATGGTCTCAACGCCACGCACCTGGCGGGCAAGTTGTTGGCCGAAGCCATCAGCGGCCAGCAGCAGGGGCGTTTCGATCTGTTTGCCCAAGTGCCGCACATTACCTTCCCCGGCGGCAAGCACCTGCGCTCGCCGCTGCTGGCCCTGGGGATGCTCTGGCACCGCCTCAAAGAGCTGGTCTGA
- a CDS encoding DUF1127 domain-containing protein — MNGMSDVRLALHSQELEAGQERAMAAPANSRWNLFWHRRHTRKALLTLTREQLRDIGLTAEQARQEGVKPFWRS, encoded by the coding sequence ATGAACGGTATGAGCGATGTGCGGCTGGCGTTACACAGTCAGGAGCTGGAGGCGGGACAGGAGCGCGCGATGGCCGCGCCGGCGAATAGCCGTTGGAACCTGTTCTGGCACCGTCGGCACACGCGCAAGGCTCTGCTGACCCTGACCCGTGAGCAACTGCGTGACATCGGCTTGACCGCTGAGCAGGCACGCCAGGAAGGGGTTAAGCCTTTCTGGCGCAGTTGA
- a CDS encoding PLP-dependent aminotransferase family protein, which yields MTLYVNLAELLGTRIEQGFYRPGDRLPSVRALSVEHGVSLSTVQQAYRLLEDNGLAMPKPKSGYFVPVGRELPALPEVGRPAQRPVEISQWDQVLELIRAVPRKDVIQMGRGMPDVLSPTLKPLLRSLARVSRRQDLPGLYYDNILGCMELREQIARLSLDSGCQLTAEDIVITTGCHEALSASIHAICEPGDIVAVDSPSFHGAMQTLKGLGMKALEIPTDPITGISLEALELALEQWPIKVIQLTPNCNNPLGYIMPEARKRALLTLAQRFDVAIIEDDVYGELAYSYPRPRTIKSFDEDGRVLLCSSFSKTLAPGLRIGWVAPGRYLERVLHMKYISTGSTATQPQIAIAEFLKGGHFEPHLRRMRTQYQRNRDLMLDWVSRYFPAGTRASRPQGSFMLWVELPDGFDTLKLNRILIEQGVQVAVGSIFSASGKYRNCLRMNYSAKPTPQIEEAVRKVGAAASKMLAQSSD from the coding sequence ATGACGCTTTACGTCAACCTCGCCGAATTGCTGGGCACGCGCATCGAACAGGGCTTCTACCGCCCCGGTGACCGGCTTCCGTCCGTACGGGCGTTGAGTGTGGAACATGGGGTCAGCTTGAGCACCGTTCAGCAGGCCTATCGGTTGCTGGAAGATAACGGCCTGGCCATGCCCAAGCCGAAATCCGGCTACTTCGTGCCCGTTGGCCGTGAGCTGCCCGCCCTGCCTGAGGTCGGCCGCCCGGCACAACGCCCGGTGGAAATATCCCAGTGGGACCAGGTGCTGGAACTGATTCGCGCCGTGCCGCGCAAAGACGTCATACAGATGGGCCGCGGCATGCCGGATGTACTGTCGCCCACCCTCAAACCGCTGCTGCGCAGCCTGGCGCGCGTCAGCCGTCGCCAGGACCTGCCGGGGCTGTATTACGACAATATTCTTGGCTGTATGGAACTGCGCGAGCAAATCGCCCGACTGTCATTGGATTCCGGTTGCCAGCTGACCGCCGAAGACATCGTCATCACCACCGGCTGCCATGAGGCGCTGTCCGCCAGCATCCATGCCATCTGTGAGCCCGGCGATATCGTCGCCGTGGATTCGCCCAGCTTTCACGGTGCCATGCAGACCCTCAAGGGCCTGGGTATGAAAGCTCTGGAAATCCCCACCGACCCGATTACCGGCATCAGCCTGGAAGCTCTGGAGCTGGCCCTGGAACAATGGCCGATCAAGGTCATCCAGCTGACCCCCAACTGCAACAACCCCTTGGGCTACATCATGCCGGAGGCGCGCAAACGCGCGCTGCTGACCTTGGCCCAGCGCTTTGACGTAGCGATAATAGAGGACGATGTATACGGCGAATTGGCCTACAGCTACCCACGCCCGCGCACCATCAAATCTTTCGATGAAGATGGCCGCGTGCTGCTGTGCAGCTCATTTTCGAAAACGCTGGCGCCGGGCCTGCGCATTGGCTGGGTTGCCCCCGGGCGCTACCTCGAACGGGTGCTGCACATGAAATACATCAGCACCGGCTCGACGGCCACACAGCCGCAGATCGCGATTGCCGAATTTCTCAAGGGTGGCCATTTCGAACCGCATTTGCGGCGAATGCGCACCCAATACCAGCGTAATCGCGACCTGATGCTCGATTGGGTCAGCCGCTACTTCCCCGCCGGCACGCGCGCCAGTCGGCCGCAAGGCAGCTTTATGCTGTGGGTAGAGCTGCCGGACGGCTTCGACACCCTCAAGCTCAACCGCATACTCATAGAACAAGGCGTACAGGTGGCGGTGGGCAGTATCTTTTCGGCGTCCGGCAAGTACCGCAACTGCCTGCGCATGAACTACAGCGCCAAGCCTACCCCGCAGATTGAAGAAGCCGTGCGCAAGGTAGGCGCCGCCGCGAGCAAAATGCTGGCGCAATCGTCGGACTGA